One genomic window of Aquisalimonas sp. 2447 includes the following:
- a CDS encoding DUF2726 domain-containing protein: MASIATVVVLILILVTTALLMSRRALRTADFPYRKCTALFTPAERSFLGVLDQAAGPSYRVFGKVRLADVIEVHGVSNRSKHSSAFNKISSKHVDFVLCRADDLSVVGAIELDDGSHQRKASRQRDQFVERACQVAGIPLLRFPAKQAYTVSQVRSQILEAL; the protein is encoded by the coding sequence ATGGCATCCATCGCTACGGTTGTCGTTCTGATCCTCATCCTGGTGACGACCGCGTTGTTGATGTCACGCCGGGCCTTGCGCACCGCCGACTTCCCGTACCGGAAGTGCACCGCGCTGTTTACGCCGGCGGAGCGGTCGTTCCTTGGTGTGCTCGACCAGGCGGCGGGACCGTCCTATCGGGTCTTCGGCAAAGTGCGACTCGCCGACGTCATCGAGGTTCACGGCGTATCCAACCGATCGAAGCACAGCAGCGCCTTCAACAAAATCTCGTCGAAACATGTCGACTTCGTGCTGTGCCGCGCAGACGATTTGTCGGTCGTGGGCGCCATCGAACTCGACGACGGCTCCCATCAGAGGAAGGCAAGCCGGCAGCGTGACCAGTTCGTCGAGCGTGCTTGCCAGGTGGCGGGAATTCCCCTGCTGCGGTTTCCGGCAAAACAGGCTTACACCGTCTCCCAAGTCCGCAGTCAGATCCTGGAAGCCCTGTAA
- a CDS encoding AAA family ATPase, giving the protein MKLIQFRVTNFRSIADSGWIDVSDVTALIGENEAGKTNLLLPLWKFNPTASGRINLLDDMPRSRYAEMRNEPSSHRFIYCKFEMDESDIEVANSYGIEAKVGATIIARRNFAGQYGFEFPDFPDVDLKNTFNPELEKPAETEGEEPKKGPSLWQRFKGRLPYFVYYSNYGNLDDQIYLPHVVDNMERDDLGAREAAKTRTLKVLFDLVSLSADEMLELARSTGVVERVNQKGEKVGSVTNKTDDEIKEDDAKLRERLALLQSASSKLTTAFSDWWKQGNYRFRLVADGNYFRILVADDRRSEEIELENRSAGLQWFLSFFLVFTYESEDAHEEAVVLLDEPGHSLHPLAQRDLTAFFNNLAETNQLIFTTHSPFMIDADRLDRVRKVFVGDDGCTEASSDLRVTRGAKGLKENGATYAVHSALNLTVSESLLLGCQPIIVEGPSDQHYLTAIKSILIGKEKIAPKFELVFPPSGGAKTAKIIASILSGRDDDLPKVLLDSDAAGKQTIKSLQGDLYSNDKDKIIETDAVFSDLKGTEIEDLLPTSLMIQVLDRMERRAEEEFEDVHDPKKPIVPQIKNWAETEGFAMEDGWKVKLALGVKDKLLANTSRYVEDDDIERWKALFDKLL; this is encoded by the coding sequence ATGAAATTAATACAATTCCGCGTAACCAATTTCCGATCCATCGCTGACAGTGGTTGGATTGATGTCTCCGATGTAACCGCCCTGATTGGTGAAAACGAAGCTGGAAAAACAAATCTGTTACTGCCTCTTTGGAAATTTAACCCAACTGCATCCGGTAGAATTAATCTTCTTGATGACATGCCACGAAGTCGATACGCGGAAATGCGCAATGAGCCAAGTTCACATCGATTCATTTACTGCAAGTTTGAAATGGATGAATCCGATATTGAAGTTGCTAACAGCTACGGTATCGAAGCTAAAGTGGGAGCGACCATCATTGCTCGTCGAAATTTCGCGGGGCAGTACGGCTTCGAATTCCCTGATTTCCCAGACGTAGACCTTAAAAATACATTTAACCCAGAACTGGAAAAGCCGGCCGAAACTGAAGGGGAAGAGCCGAAGAAGGGGCCGAGCCTTTGGCAACGTTTCAAGGGTCGGTTGCCATATTTCGTATATTATTCAAATTATGGAAATCTAGACGATCAAATTTATTTACCACATGTTGTTGATAACATGGAACGCGATGATCTGGGGGCGCGAGAAGCTGCAAAGACTCGGACTCTTAAAGTGTTGTTTGACCTCGTGAGCCTGAGTGCTGACGAAATGTTAGAGCTAGCGCGTTCAACAGGTGTTGTAGAGAGAGTAAATCAAAAGGGAGAGAAGGTCGGAAGCGTTACAAACAAGACCGACGATGAGATAAAAGAAGACGACGCGAAACTTCGTGAGCGTTTGGCATTGTTGCAATCAGCATCATCTAAGCTGACGACAGCCTTCTCGGACTGGTGGAAACAAGGTAACTATCGGTTTCGGCTGGTTGCTGATGGAAACTACTTTCGAATCTTGGTCGCGGATGATCGCCGATCTGAGGAAATCGAACTTGAGAACAGGAGCGCTGGACTTCAATGGTTTCTGAGCTTCTTTCTAGTCTTTACCTATGAAAGCGAGGATGCACATGAAGAGGCAGTCGTTCTTCTTGATGAGCCAGGGCATTCGTTGCATCCACTCGCACAGCGAGATTTAACAGCGTTCTTCAACAATCTAGCCGAAACTAACCAGTTAATTTTTACAACGCACTCGCCATTTATGATCGACGCCGACCGTCTGGATCGGGTCCGAAAAGTATTCGTGGGAGATGATGGCTGCACAGAGGCGTCAAGTGATCTACGAGTCACGAGAGGAGCCAAAGGATTGAAAGAGAATGGGGCAACCTACGCGGTTCATTCTGCCTTGAACTTGACTGTTTCAGAAAGTTTGCTTCTAGGCTGCCAGCCAATCATCGTTGAAGGCCCATCAGATCAACATTACCTTACCGCGATCAAAAGTATTTTGATAGGCAAGGAAAAGATCGCACCCAAGTTCGAATTAGTTTTTCCCCCGTCCGGTGGCGCCAAAACCGCAAAGATTATCGCATCTATCTTGTCTGGAAGAGATGACGACCTGCCGAAGGTGTTGCTAGACAGTGACGCGGCTGGAAAGCAGACTATCAAATCCCTTCAAGGGGATCTCTATTCTAATGACAAGGACAAGATAATTGAAACTGACGCAGTGTTTTCCGACCTTAAAGGTACGGAAATCGAGGACCTCCTACCTACCAGTCTGATGATTCAAGTGCTCGACCGAATGGAGCGACGTGCCGAAGAAGAGTTTGAAGACGTGCATGATCCAAAGAAACCAATAGTTCCTCAAATAAAGAATTGGGCTGAAACAGAAGGCTTCGCCATGGAGGATGGGTGGAAGGTTAAGCTAGCTCTGGGCGTCAAAGATAAACTTCTAGCGAACACGAGCCGATACGTTGAGGATGACGATATAGAAAGGTGGAAAGCGCTTTTCGATAAGTTACTTTGA
- a CDS encoding protein-tyrosine phosphatase family protein translates to MSTNHLDQGVATSHSSPLRIATVDAPGGVVIGMTLCPGKIGPGNRHPWVRNLEHDLQALDAWGTRCLITLMELHELIDYQAQDLGERARARYGEAGWLHLPIMDCSTPDAVWEAQWQIWRDPLYDRLDRGERIVIHCLGGLGRTGLAACRILVERGMPPQQALKEVRAARPGAVETTGQERYVLALTTS, encoded by the coding sequence ATGTCCACGAACCACCTCGACCAGGGCGTTGCCACCAGCCACTCTTCGCCACTGCGGATTGCTACAGTGGACGCACCCGGCGGTGTCGTCATCGGCATGACGCTGTGCCCTGGCAAGATCGGTCCGGGGAACCGGCATCCCTGGGTGCGTAACCTGGAGCACGATCTCCAGGCTCTGGATGCCTGGGGTACCCGGTGTCTGATCACGCTCATGGAACTCCACGAGTTGATCGACTACCAGGCCCAGGATTTGGGGGAGCGGGCCCGCGCCCGCTACGGTGAGGCCGGCTGGCTGCATCTGCCGATCATGGATTGCAGCACCCCGGATGCTGTCTGGGAGGCGCAGTGGCAAATATGGCGTGACCCGCTCTATGACCGCCTCGACCGGGGCGAGCGCATCGTCATCCACTGCCTGGGCGGGCTCGGGCGCACGGGGCTTGCTGCCTGCCGCATCCTGGTCGAGCGAGGCATGCCGCCTCAGCAGGCCCTGAAAGAGGTTCGTGCCGCACGGCCCGGGGCTGTGGAGACGACCGGGCAGGAGCGCTACGTTCTGGCGTTAACGACATCGTGA
- a CDS encoding ADP-ribosylglycohydrolase family protein, giving the protein MLGAIAGDIIGSIHEFGPPAVPGTPLIKPHSHYTDDTVLTSATARCLLDGVDYATAYRDAYQANRNHSWGLRFMQWGDDPDRGPYNSFGNGSAMRVSPIGFWTGSLEDALREAERSAAVTHDHPEGIRGAQATAHAIVLARTGATGEAILEAVREHHSYALDESIPVIQRTLRHNEICQGTVPPAIRIACEATSFEEVMEVCIGLDADTDTLACIAGGIAEARFGVPAWIREAVMERLDPQQVQLIERFYQEAAARAA; this is encoded by the coding sequence ATGCTCGGAGCGATTGCCGGCGACATCATCGGATCCATCCACGAGTTCGGCCCGCCGGCGGTGCCGGGGACGCCGCTCATCAAGCCCCACAGCCACTACACCGACGACACGGTACTGACCTCGGCCACCGCCCGCTGTCTGCTCGACGGCGTCGACTACGCGACGGCCTACCGCGACGCCTACCAGGCGAACCGCAACCATTCCTGGGGGCTTCGGTTCATGCAGTGGGGGGATGACCCGGATAGGGGCCCGTACAACAGCTTCGGCAACGGCTCCGCCATGCGGGTGAGCCCCATCGGGTTCTGGACCGGCTCGCTGGAGGACGCACTCCGGGAGGCCGAGCGTTCCGCCGCTGTCACCCATGACCATCCGGAGGGCATCCGCGGTGCGCAGGCGACCGCGCACGCCATCGTGCTCGCCCGCACCGGGGCCACCGGCGAGGCGATCCTGGAGGCAGTGCGCGAGCACCACAGCTACGCCCTGGATGAGTCGATCCCGGTCATCCAGCGCACCTTGCGCCACAACGAGATCTGCCAGGGCACGGTGCCGCCTGCGATCCGTATCGCCTGCGAGGCGACCTCGTTCGAGGAGGTCATGGAGGTGTGCATCGGGCTCGATGCGGACACCGACACCCTGGCGTGCATTGCTGGCGGTATTGCCGAGGCACGCTTCGGGGTCCCGGCGTGGATCCGCGAGGCGGTGATGGAGCGACTCGACCCTCAGCAAGTCCAATTGATTGAGCGGTTCTACCAGGAAGCGGCTGCTCGCGCCGCGTGA